ACTGATTAAAGCAGACTACATTTAACAATATAGAATCACCTTTATTCGCACAAGAAGAATGTGTGGGACCAAGCAGTCAGGCATGCAtttcaagaataataaaattaaaattcaacagaATAAGCCGAGTGATTATTTGCTTGAGAACATAACATACTAATTGAAAGAGGGATGCGTAAAAATGTGTGGAGAAGACATGTAGAAGCCCTAGTTGGGAGAGTATACTGGATAAAAGGCAATTCAATCGTTAATGTGTTAGACAAAGGGAGATTGAGAAAAGCTATAGTTGAAACCAGGATTTAGAgttcaatattttgtttttgcatatgATTTATGATAGAACATAATGACATCATTTGGTTCATGTGTTCAACCATACCCTAAAGGGAAAAAGACTTGATTGTTGTTGATCACAAAATATTAATTGGAGTTCACTAGTGCTTCCTACTTCCTTTTCAGTGTAGATTTATATCAGATAtaagaatgttaaaaataaataataaataatatcataagAAATGAGAGCAGTATAAGTTCCACacagcaaataaatcaataacTCAGAATTATCTTACAAGTAGGTTCTGAGGTTTGATGTCACGGTGACATATACCAATGCAGTTATGTATATAAGCAAGGGCCCTGCAAATCTGCAGACAAAAccagagaaaagaagaaataaatatataaatgggcAAGAAAAGAATAAGGATTTAGAATGTGCAAATGACACAATCCCTCACTTTCGTTCTGCAAGTCTGTTTCTCATGCACAAAAAGCAATAtccactattttttttccttttttaacaattcctttgaaaaagaaatccaTAGGTGAAACTGGAACTCAAAATATTCATATCAGACATAGCTAAAGCTGGGgaactttaaaatgaaaatttaagaaaaacaacCAAAGCAGGATAACAAGGGGCGAGTTAGCACTTCATGGGCTATTAATATGATGAGACTATTAACACTTTAAGAACACATGTACGATGTTTATAATCGAAATGCCCTGAGGATTGCCTCATGctattattatatgaatttcCCGTTTTTCATTTCCAGATCTAACAGGAAGCAAGCAATCACATACCTGGTAGGTATAAAGCTTTACATATATCAAAGGCATTCGCTGGTTAATCCTGCTGTAGCTCCTTGCGATGCGATTCACGGTTTCAGGAACATATTCAAGGACAAGATTCAAGTAAACTTCTTCTTTGTCAGTTGTTGAGAAGAAACAATGCCGTAGGGCAACAATATTTGGATGATCCAGCATTTGCATAATCTGTAACTCTCTATTCTTGTAGCGCTTATCCTGGAGAACCTTCTTGATAGCTACAATCTCTCCCGTTTCTCTACATTTTGCCTGATAAAAGCAttagtaaaatgaaaaatatcagAATGTCATACGTCGACACCACAGGTTCACAAAAGATATCAAAACCATGATATGGCTCACCTGAAAAACAACACCAAAAGAGCCCGTTCCAACCACGTGTTCTGCAATATAACTGACATTCTGTCAACTCAAACAAAGAACTTGTGTCAGAAAGAACTCGCCAGATGTCAACAGTTCAACCATGATTCCAGAACCTCGAGAATTCGAGAATTCTCAAACACCAAATGAcccaaaattgatttttttttacctgCTTAGATTGACCATTTCGGCCACCGATACTGGTTCTTATCACGTGCCCGGTCTCAGCACCCACACCATCGATGATGTCAGGCTCACTATCCTGCAGAATATAAACCAGGGGCAATTGAAACCTACTGAAACAGAAACAACAAAAAgggtaggaaaaaaaattaaaacttcgGGAGAAGGTGTTTTCAAAACTTGTGTTTGTGTCCCGGGCACGTTTGATGCttcttgaattaaaaaaaaaaatgaaaaaaaaaaaagaagaaaaagggtaaCAGTGAACAGACCCTGTCTTCGTCGTGGTCTCTCAATCTCATCTCGAGCATCTCTCTGCCAAGCCAATCGACGGAACTGGAAGAACCCCTGAAGGCAGCGTTAACGGACCTGGAACTGCCGACCCCACCAGTTCCGAGGCTAGCGGAGGCCATTGATGAGGAAGAGTTGGATGAGATCTAATCggaaaggaaaaagggaagagaGATGGATGGAGAGAGGAGAGAGGAAAAAAGATAATGGTAAAGAAGATGTGAGAGTGACCTTGTTGAAGTGGAAGTGTCAGTTTGTGGTGAGAATGAAAGCAGTGGAATTGCATCTTACTCTCTCTCACTTTCAACCATTctcatctcttcttcttcttcacttccattCTCTCTTCTTATTTATTCCATTCCACCTTTTCCCCTTTACATCTATACAATAATACCAATTATTCCTCCTTCTTCAACCTTTCCTACTATACCCACTTTACCATttcaattcttctttttttcattctcaCTATTCCAATACttcatttactcacataattcATCTTAACTTACTtcacatttataattaatgCTTTTTACCCTTCATCCTAATAtcattaatttcatcaatcaacACCAGTTGATTTTACCTTTAATTACTTATTTCGTCTAGtctaaaaatattgaattgattctccaaatttttttatttttaatcaatttgtCTAAGgtgatacaatttagtcttttgtGGAAAATTAATACCATGTgttcttttcattaaatttcttaaaacagataaaaattgttttatcaaaattgaaatggttaataaaaatagtttgttttttagtttaattaaaacaattttagtatcaaatttgttaagaatgtaaaagaaattatctaTCATATTACTTATATTACTTttgcattaaaaaatataagttatgttcaaaataaagaataataataaatacaaataaaataaaaataaaaaataaagataattttgattGTAGTGGATAAtagttaaaattcaattaatatgactttaacaaaaaaattattatcataataaataacaattagtAATGCTTTAACATTGTTTGAAGTGACAAATTATGATAGACTAAGTTATTATTAACAATAGAAAGTGGCCTATAATGGTAGACAATGATACACTATAGAGACTAGATTGTTATCGATAATGTTTATAGTGACGGATAGCGATAAATTTCAAGAACTACATTGGATCACATAGAAACAGATTGTCTCTCGTaacaaatagtgaaaatgacgATGTACTGAtgacagaaaataaaatgacaatgaCAAACCGTAAAGGTAAAATATTTGGTtcttaaaaaatagtttcttttattcataatttattataagaaatgttatataaatatattatattgaatgATTTGGTCATTAGATTAATATATCACATCCAattcaaaatatgttaaacaaaACTATATTAGACAAAATTTTAACCAACCATGATCGTTACATAAAATTCAAGATAGTGACTACATCACTTTCATATTTAAATCATTTGTCctatagttttattaaaaaaaactctcAACACAAAAGTTCTAAAACCAATctcaaattatcaattttatcaacTAATCTCACTAAGATTCTATGATTGATGTCAAAATCATAtgaaaagtaataaaagaataaatacaCAGAGTAAATAGAAACTTActttatttacaaaatctatcatataaaaatactcTATGGCTCCCTAGCTTCTATAAAGTGCAATTAGATTTTGAAGGCCACGAAGATTTAAAACACAAGCTTAGAGAAAAACTTGAGAAATTTGATATTATGTATGGTAGATGTGAAACCTatttaaattgagaaaaaataataagtgaaaACAAGTTGAAAATTGAATCATTATATAGAGTAATTTGATTCTTACTTAATCTTTCAATCTATATGGCATAATAATCACACACTTATTCTGCTAAATCAAAATATCTGATATAAAAACAAACTTGTCTATAACTTTATTCTACAGAACAAAGTATGAAGCTTTTGTGGTCTATATTTAAAAGAcctatattcttaaaaaaaaaaaaaatacatgcaaAACATTTTAATCGCAGGCTcactaaataatttattcatttaatttttttataaatgtctatttttagaattttcgccattttaaaagagaaaattttcacCTTAagcattttatatataaaatatgtccAATTATCCAATgtaacttttattaatattagtatagCAAAAGTATATTTCGGtgaattttatcaatttaatcaTTCAAATATAACTTGTGTGCTTTTACTATTTATggtaaaagataaattaaaatcatattttaatatatccaaattttaatttatataaattagttattcAACAATTTTGATGtattactaatttttaatataggcgtgttttgagaagaaaaaaaatctaattataaaaggtattaaaaaatatagatgtATTACTATCGTTTGTTgtattatcatttaataaactataaattttattatttacttcaaaattgtgtttatatttatttttattagtaaataaaatatttaattattaagagagttgtaaaatgaaaataagataaaatacggtatcaaaatataacttttcttttaaaataggAAGAGTTACGAATAAATTTTTAACACTAATAACTATCATTTATcaatttaaaggataaaattattttaacaaaagtaaacttttgtgtttgtaaaaaaaaagaagtaaaactTAATGTTAAGAGGGAGTAAAATAATTTTGCgagtcaaagtatcattattgaaaaagtttaatttaatgttatgtTAGTACATTATACTTTAAATCTGGACCGTAGAATGGGTATAAAAGTTGTAGTTAATAAAAGGAGAATAAGATGAGTGGTTAACATTTCTCTTGCATAAGATCTGTTTACACATtcatttcaccttttttttttccttttattaacGTTGATTGTATCAAAGTACCTAATCGGTGGTTCTGAGTGTGGGCCCTACCATTATctgagagttttttttttcaataat
Above is a genomic segment from Vigna radiata var. radiata cultivar VC1973A chromosome 10, Vradiata_ver6, whole genome shotgun sequence containing:
- the LOC106775854 gene encoding shaggy-related protein kinase kappa isoform X1, giving the protein MASASLGTGGVGSSRSVNAAFRGSSSSVDWLGREMLEMRLRDHDEDRDSEPDIIDGVGAETGHVIRTSIGGRNGQSKQNVSYIAEHVVGTGSFGVVFQAKCRETGEIVAIKKVLQDKRYKNRELQIMQMLDHPNIVALRHCFFSTTDKEEVYLNLVLEYVPETVNRIARSYSRINQRMPLIYVKLYTYQICRALAYIHNCIGICHRDIKPQNLLVNPHTHQLKLCDFGSAKVLVKGEPNVSYICSRYYRAPELIFGATEYTTAIDIWSTGCVMAELLLGQPLFPGESGVDQLVEIIKVLGTPTREEIKCMNPNYTEFKFPQIKPHPWHKVFQKRLPPEAVDLVCRFFQYSPNLRCTALEACIHPFFDELRDPNTRLPNGRPLPPLFNFKSQELSGIPPDVINLLIPEHARKQNLFMALHA
- the LOC106775854 gene encoding shaggy-related protein kinase kappa isoform X2, with product MASASLGTGGVGSSRSVNAAFRGSSSSVDWLGREMLEMRLRDHDEDRDSEPDIIDGVGAETGHVIRTSIGGRNGQSKQNVSYIAEHVVGTGSFGVVFQAKCRETGEIVAIKKVLQDKRYKNRELQIMQMLDHPNIVALRHCFFSTTDKEEVYLNLVLEYVPETVNRIARSYSRINQRMPLIYVKLYTYQICRALAYIHNCIGICHRDIKPQNLLVNPHTHQLKLCDFGSAKVLVKGEPNVSYICSRYYRAPELIFGATEYTTAIDIWSTGCVMAELLLGQPLFPGESGVDQLVEIIKVLGTPTREEIKCMNPNYTEFKFPQIKPHPWHKVFQKRLPPEAVDLVCRFFQYSPNLRCTALEACIHPFFDELRDPNTRLPNELSGIPPDVINLLIPEHARKQNLFMALHA